A single Perognathus longimembris pacificus isolate PPM17 chromosome 17, ASM2315922v1, whole genome shotgun sequence DNA region contains:
- the LOC125365676 gene encoding cytochrome b5 domain-containing protein 1 translates to MRRRGLVAGPNFEYFQRRFFTPAEVAEHNQSDDLWVSYLGYVYNLTPLAEEFKGNLLLKPIVEVAGQDISHWFDPTTKDIRKHIDPLTGCLKYRTPRGRFVHVPPQLPRSDWANDFGKPWWKRTDYQVGRLSPKTRTIRIINTLTSQEHTLEVGALESMWEILHRYLPYNAHAASYTWKYDGKILIMDRTLEENGIEDEEEEFDLLNMDGTLHTPAILLYFNDDLTEL, encoded by the exons ATGAGGCGCCGGGGCCTAGTGGCTGGACCAAACTTTGAGTATTTCCAGCGTCGCTTTTTCACGCCGGCGGAGGTAGCTGAACATAACCAGTCCGACGACCTTTGGGTATCTTACCTGGGTTATGTGTACAACCTAACGCCGCTAGCAGAGGAGTTCAAGG GGAACCTGCTGCTGAAACCCATCGTGGAAGTTGCAGGCCAGGACATCAGCCACTGGTTTGATCCAACGACCAAAGAC ATCCGAAAGCACATCGATCCGCTGACGGGTTGTCTGAAGTACCGCACCCCTCGGGGCCGCTTCGTGCACGTCCCGCCGCAGCTGCCCCGTTCCGACTGGGCCAATGATTTCGGAAAACCCTGGTGGAAGAGGACTGATTACCAGGTGGGGCGGCTGTCCCCCAAAACCCGGACCATCCGCATAATCAACACGCTCACGTCGCAGGAGCACACCCTGGAG GTGGGGGCTCTGGAGTCAATGTGGGAAATACTACACCGCTATCTCCCCTATAATGCACATGCTGCCAGCTATACGTGGAAATATGACGGGAAGATCCTGATCATGGATCGTACCCTGGAAGAGAATGGGAtcgaggatgaggaggaagaatttGATCTTCTCAATATGGATGGTACACTCCATACACCCGCAATACTGCTCTACTTCAATGATGATCTCACAGAGCTATAG
- the Naa38 gene encoding N-alpha-acetyltransferase 38, NatC auxiliary subunit yields MAGAGPTMLLREENGCCSRRQSNSSAGDSDGERDDSPAARARQQLEALLNKTMRIRMTDGRTLVGCFLCTDRDCNVILGSAQEFLKPSDSFSAGEPRVLGLAMVPGHHIVSIEVQRESLAGPPYL; encoded by the exons ATGGCTGGAGCTGGGCCCACCATGCTGCTACGAGAGGAGAACGGCTGTTGCAGTCGGCGACAAAGCAACTCCAGCGCTGGG GATTCGGACGGAGAGCGCGACGACTCGCCGGCCGCGCGTGCCCGGCAGCAACTCGAGGCGCTGCTCAACAAGACTATGCGCATTCGCATGACGGATGGGCGGACACTGGTCGGCTGCTTCCTCTGCACGGACCGCGACTGCAATGTCATCCTGGGCTCTGCACAGGAGTTCCTCAAGCCGTCGG ATTCATTCTCTGCGGGGGAACCCCGTGTACTAGGCCTGGCCATGGTACCAGGACACCACATCGTTTCTATTGAGGTGCAAAGGGAGAGCCTAGCGGGGCCTCCGTATCTCTGA
- the Tmem88 gene encoding transmembrane protein 88, whose amino-acid sequence MADASGAQRPVLGGGPEPRDPLDCWACAVLVTAQNLLVAAFNLLLLVIVLGTILLPAVTMLGFGFLCHSQFLRSQAPPCTAHLRDPGFTALLVTGFLLLVPLLVLALASYRRLCLRLRLADCLVPYSRALYRRRRAPQPRLGRALPGSQALPIPGKVWV is encoded by the exons ATGGCGGACGCCTCCGGAGCGCAGAGACCTGTCCTCGGTGGTGGCCCCGAGCCCCGGGATCCCCTAGACTGCTGGGCTTGCGCCGTCCTAGTAACAGCACAGAACCTGCTGGTGGCTGCCTTCAATCTTCTCCTGCTGGTAATAGTGCTGGGGACCATCTTGCTACCTGCTGTCACCATGCTGGGCTTCGGCTTCCTCTGCCACTCCCAG TTCCTGCGCTCCCAGGCACCCCCTTGCACCGCGCACCTTCGGGACCCGGGCTTCACAGCCCTGCTGGTCACCGGGTTCCTGCTCCTCGTGCCGCTCCTGGTGCTTGCCTTGGCCAGCTACCGCCGCCTCTGCCTGCGCCTTCGCCTGGCCGACTGCCTGGTACCCTACAGCCGAGCCCTCTACAGGCGGCGGCGCGCCCCACAGCCGCGGCTGGGCCGGGCCTTACCAGGGTCCCAAGCCCTTCCCATACCAGGAAAGGTCTGGGTCTGA
- the Kdm6b gene encoding lysine-specific demethylase 6B, with product MHRAVDPPGARAAREAFALGGLSCAGAWSSCPPHPPRSAWLPGSRCSASIGQHPLPAPLPPSHGSSSGHPNKPYYVPGVPTPRPLHGKLESLHGCVQALLREPAQPGLWEQLGQLYESEHDSEEAIRCYHSALRYGGSFAELGPRIGRLQQAQLWNFHAGSCQHRAKVLPPLEQVWNLLHLEHKRNYGAKRGGPPVKRAAEPPVVQPMPPAALSGPSGEEGLSPGGKRRRGCSSEQTGLPPGLPLPPPPLPPPPPPPLPGLATSPQFQLTKPGLWNSLHGDAWGPERKGSAPPERQEQRHPLPHPYPYPAPAYTAHTPSHRLVPAAPPGLGPRPPGAESHGCLPTTRPPGSDLRESRVQRSRMDPSVSPAATTTCVPYAPSRPPGLPGGTTTSSSSSSSSSSSSSTGLRGMEPSPGIPGADHYQTPALEVSPHQGRLGPLAPSSRKPFLGAPAATPHLPLPPGPPSSPPPPCPRLLRPPPPPSWMKGASCRAAREDGEILEELFFGAEGPSRPPPPPPPPPPPPPPPLPHREGFLGPPAPRFSVGTQDSHTPPTPPATSSSSSSNGSHSSSPTGPVPFPPPPYLARSMDPLPPPPSPTLSPQDPPLPPLTLALPPAPPSSCHQNTSGSFRHSESPQPRVSFPKTPEVGPGPPPGSLSKAPQPVPPGVGELPARGSRLFDFPPTPLEDQFEEPAEFKILPDGLANIMKMLDESIRKEEEQQQQEAGVAPPPPPPLKEPFASLQSPFPSDTPTTAAATTQEEEKKPPPALPPPPPLAKFPPALQPPPPPPPASSASLLKSLASVLEGQKYCYRGSGAAVPARPGSGPAPTTQYSPGPPSGATTPPLTSAAPSAQGSPQPGASSSQFSTSGGPWAPQLRAGEEPAPGPSAPGPPSPPPPPPPPARSESEVLEEISRACETLVERVGRGTVDPVDPVDPADPADSGTERLLPSSALAKEEGGGAAGPGGSKRRQKEQQKEHRRHRRVCKDGVGRRPREGRAKAKTKAPKEKSRRVLGNLDLQSEEIQGREKARPDVGGTSKVKQPSAPAPTSAPATPAQPAPPSAPVPGKKAREEAPGPPGVSRADMLKLRSLSEGPPKELKIRLIKVESGDKETFIASEVEERRLRMADLTISHCAADVVRASKNAKVKGKFRESYLSPAQSVKPKINTEEKLPREKLNPPTPSIYLESKRDAFSPVLLQFCTDPRNPITVIRGLAGSLRLNLGLFSTKTLVEASGEHTVEVRTQVQQPSDENWDLTGTRQIWPCESSRSHTTIAKYAQYQASSFQESLQEEKESEDEESEEPDSTTGTPPSSSAPDPKNHHIIKFGTNIDLSDAKRWKPQLQELLKLPAFMRVTSTGNMLSHVGHTILGMNTVQLYMKVPGSRTPGHQENNNFCSVNINIGPGDCEWFAVHEHYWETISAFCDRHGVDYLTGSWWPILDDLYASNIPVYRFVQRPGDLVWINAGTVHWVQATGWCNNIAWNVGPLTAYQYQLALERYEWNEVKNVKSIVPMIHVSWNVARTVKISDPDLFKMIKFCLLQSMKHCQVQRESLVRAGKKIAYQGRVKDEPAYYCNECDVEVFNILFVTSENGSRNTYLVHCEGCARRRSAGLQGVVVLEQYRTEELAQAYDAFTLAPASSSR from the exons ATGCATCGGGCAGTAGACCCTCCAGGGGCCCGCGCTGCACGGGAAGCCTTTGCCCTTGGGGGCTTGagctgtgctggggcttggagcTCCTGCCCACCCCATCCTCCTCGTAGCGCATGGCTGCCTGGAAGCAG ATGTTCAGCCAGCATTGGGCAACACCCGCTCCCTGCCCCTTTACCCCCTTCACATGGCAGTAGCTCTGGGCACCCTAACAAACCATATTATGTTCCAgg GGTGCCCACCCCAAGACCCCTCCATGGGAAGCTGGAATCTCTACATGGCTGTGTGCAGGCACTGCTCCGGGAGCCGGCCCAGCCAGGGCTGTGGGAACAGCTTGGGCAGCTGTATGAGTCAGAGCATGACAGCGAGGAGGCCATACGCTGCTATCACAGTGCTCTTCGATATGGAGGAAGCTTTGCTGAACTTGGGCCCCGCATTGGCAGACTGCAGCAG GCCCAGCTCTGGAACTTTCATGCTGGCTCCTGCCAGCACCGAGCCAAGGTTCTGCCCCCGCTGGAGCAGGTGTGGAACTTGCTACACCTTGAG CACAAGAGAAACTATGGGGCTAAGCGAGGGGGTCCCCCAGTGAAGCGAGCTGCTGAACCCCCAGTGGTACAACCTATGCCCCCTGCAGCACTCTCAGGCCCCTCAGGGGAGGAGGGCCTCAGTCCTGGAGGCAAGCGCAGGAGAGGCTGCAGCTCTGAACAG ACTGGCCTTCCCCCAGGGCTGCCACTCCctccaccaccattaccaccaccaccaccaccacccctgcctGGCTTGGCTACCAGCCCCCAATTTCAGTTGACCAAGCCAGGACTGTGGAATAGTCTGCATGGAGATGCCTGGGGCCCTGAGCGCAAGGGTTCAGCACCCCCAGAGCGCCAG GAACAGCGGCACCCGCTGCCTCACCCGTATCCATACCCCGCTCCAGCTTACACCGCGCACACCCCTAGCCACCGGCTGGTCCCAGCCGCTCCGCCAGGCCtgggcccccgccccccaggagcaGAGAGCCATGGCTGCCTGCCTACCACCCGTCCCCCCGGAAGTGACCTTAGAGAGAGCAGAGTTCAGAGGTCGCGGATGGACCCCAGTGTTTCACCAGCAGCAACGACCACCTGCGTGCCTTATGCCCCTTCCcggccccccggcctccccggcggtaccaccaccagcagcagcagtagcagcagcagcagcagcagcagcagcaccggTCTCCGGGGCATGGAGCCGAGCCCAGGCATT CCTGGCGCTGACCATTACCAAACTCCTGCACTGGAGGTCTCTCCTCACCAGGGCCGCCTGGGGCCCTTGGCACCTAGCAGTCGGAAACCATTCTTGGGGGCTCCTGCTGCCACTCCCCACCTGCCCCTGCCACCTGGGCCCCCGtcatcccctccacccccctgcccTCGCCTCTtacgcccacccccacccccttcctggaTGAAGGGCGCGTCCTGCCGGGCAGCGCGAGAAGATGGAGAGATCTTAGAGGAGCTCTTCTTTGGGGCTGAAGGACCCtcgcgtcctcctcctcctcctcctccccctcctcctcctcccc ccccaccccttccccaccgTGAGGGCTTCTTGGGGCCTCCGGCTCCCCGCTTTTCTGTGGGCACTCAGGATTCGCacacccctcccactcccccagccaccagcagtagcagcagcagcaatggcAGCCACAGCAGTAGTCCCACTGGGCCTgtgcccttccccccacctccctatCTAGCCAGAAGTATGGACCCCCTTCCGCCGCCACCGAGCCCCACACTGAGCCCCCAAGACCCACCTCTCCCACCTCTGAcccttgcccttcccccagcaCCTCCCTCCTCTTGCCACCAAAATACCTCAGGAAGTTTCAGGCACTCGGAGAGCCCCCAGCCCAGGGTCTCCTTCCCAAAGACCCCCGAGGTGGGGCCGGGGCCACCCCCAGGCTCCCTGAGTAAAGCCCCCCAGCCTGTGCCGCCTGGGGTTGGGGAGCTGCCTGCCCGAGGCTCTCGACTCTTTGATTTTCCCCCAACCCCACTGGAGGACCAGTTTGAGGAGCCAGCTGAATTTAAGATCCTTCCCGATGGGCTGGCAAACATCATGAAGATGCTGGACGAGTCTATTCGCAAGGAggaagaacagcagcagcaggaggcaggagtggcccccccgcccccgccgccgctgAAGGAGCCCTTCGCTTCTCTGCAGTCCCCATTCCCCAGCGACACCCCAACCACCGCCGCAGCCACCAcccaggaagaggagaagaagccaCCACCAGCCCTGCCGCCGCCACCGCCTCTAGCCAAGTTCCCCCCAGcgctgcagccgccgccgcccccgccccccgccagctCGGCCAGCCTGCTCAAGTCCTTGGCCTCCGTGCTGGAGGGACAAAAGTACTGTTACCGGGGGTCTGGAGCCGCCGTCCCCGCCCGGCCTGGGTCCGGGCCCGCGCCCACCACTCAGTATTCCCCCGGCCCCCCATCAGGTGCTACCACCCCGCCACTCACTTCAGCCGCCCCCAGCGCCCAGGGCTCCCCGCAGCCCGGGGCCTCTTCATCTCAGTTCTCTACCTCAGGCGGGCCCTGGGCCCCGCAGCTCAGGGCGGGCGAAGAGCCAGCCCCCGGCCcctccgcccccggcccgccgtccccgccgccgcccccgccgccccccgcccgctcCGAGTCTGAGGTGCTAGAGGAGATCAGCCGAGCTTGTGAGACCCTGGTGGAGCGGGTGGGCAGGGGCACCGTGGACCCCGTGGACCCGGTGGATCCGGCCGACCCGGCGGACAGCGGGACAGAACGCCTGCTGCCTTCTTCTGCCCTGGCCAAGGaggagggcggcggggcggcggggccgggcggcagCAAGCGGCGGCAGAAGGAGCAGCAGAAGGAACACCGGCGGCACCGGCGCGTTTGCAAGGACGGTGTGGGCCGCAGGCCGCGCGAGGGCCGGGCCAAGGCCAAGACCAAGGCCCCCAAGGAAAAGAGCCGAAGGGTGCTGGGGAACTTGGACCTGCAGAGTGAGGAGATCCAGGGGCGCGAGAAGGCCCGGCCTGATGTCGGGGGGACCTCCAAGGTCAAACAACCCTCAGCTCCAGCCCCCACATCGGCTCCTGCGACTCCTGCCCAGCCTGCTCCCCCGTCAGCCCCTGTGCCTGGGAAGAAGGCTCGAGAAGAGGCCCCAGGGCCCCCGGGCGTCAGCAGGGCTGACATGCTGAAGCTGCGCTCACTTAGTGAGGGGCCCCCAAAGGAGCTGAAGATCCGCCTCATTAAGGTGGAGAGTGGCGACAAGGAGACCTTCATCGCCTCGGAGGTGGAGGAGCGGCGGCTGCGCATGGCAGACCTCACCATTAGCCACTGTGCTGCCGATGTTGTGCGTGCCAGCAA GAATGCCAAGGTGAAAGGAAAGTTTCGAGAGTCCTACCTTTCCCCTGCTCAGTCTGTGAAACCGAAGATCAACACTGAGGAGAAGCTGCCCAGGGAGAAACTTAACCCTCCAACACCCAGCATCTAT CTGGAGAGTAAACGAGATGCCTTCTCACCAGTGCTGCTGCAGTTCTGTACAGACCCTCGGAATCCTATCACTGTCATCCGGGGCCTGGCAGGCTCCCTAAGGCTCA ACCTAGGCCTCTTCTCTACCAAGACGCTGGTGGAGGCAAGTGGGGAGCACACTGTGGAGGTGCGCACCCAGGTGCAACAGCCCTCGGACGAGAACTGGGACTTGACTGGCACCCGACAGATCTGGCCCTGTGAGAGCTCCCGTTCCCATACCACCATTGCCAAGTATGCGCAGTACCAGGCCTCATCCTTCCAGGAGTCACTGCAG gaggagaaggagagtgaGGATGAGGAGTCAGAGGAGCCAGACAGCACCACAGGAACCCCTCCTAG CAGCAGtgcgccagacccaaagaaccatcaCATCATCAAGTTTGGCACCAACATCGACCTGTCTGATGCCAAGCG ATGGAAGCCCCAACTCCAGGAGCTGCTGAAACTGCCTGCCTTCATGCGGGTCACTTCCACCGGCAATATGCTCAGCCATGTAGGCCATACTATCCTGGGCATGAACACTGTCCAGCTATACATGAAGGTCCCTGGCAGCAGAACGCCAG GCCACCAAGAGAACAACAACTTTTGCTCAGTCAACATCAATATTGGCCCTGGGGACTGTGAATGGTTTGCTGTGCACGAGCACTACTGGGAGACCATCAGCGCCTTCTGCGATCG GCATGGTGTGGACTACTTAACTGGTTCCTGGTGGCCAATTCTGGATGACCTCTACGCTTCCAATATCCCTGTGTACCGCTTTGTGCAGCGCCCTGGAGATCTGGTGTGGATTAATGCGGGGACTGTGCACTGGGTGCAGGCCACTGGCTGGTGCAACAACATTGCTTGGAACGTCGGGCCCCTCACCG CCTATCAgtaccagctggccctggagCGGTATGAGTGGAACGAGGTGAAGAATGTCAAATCCATCGTGCCCATGATTCATGTGTCCTGGAACGTGGCTCGAACCGTCAAAATCAGCGACCCCGACCTGTTCAAGATGATCAA GTTCTGTCTCCTGCAGTCCATGAAGCATTGTCAGGTGCAGCGGGAGAGCCTGGTTCGGGCAGGGAAGAAAATCGCTTACCAGGGCCGCGTCAAGGATGAGCCTGCCTACTATTGCAACGAGTGCGAC GTGGAGGTGTTCAACATCCTGTTCGTGACCAGTGAGAACGGCAGCCGCAACACGTACCTGGTGCACTGCGAGGGCTGCGCGCGGCGTCGCAGCGCGGGGCTGCAGggcgtggtggtgctggagcaGTACCGCACGGAGGAGCTGGCGCAGGCCTACGACGCCTTCACCCTG GCCCCGGCCAGCTCGTCGCGATGA